A region from the Candidatus Sulfotelmatobacter sp. genome encodes:
- a CDS encoding YbaB/EbfC family nucleoid-associated protein, producing MKSFGDMVKQAQKVQKMMGELEEQFAEQRFEASAGGGMVKAVVDGKQRLKEIKLSPAALDEKDVTLLEDLIVTAIAEAQKTSEEQMQESIAKVTGGFKLPF from the coding sequence ATGAAGAGCTTCGGCGACATGGTGAAGCAGGCGCAGAAGGTGCAGAAGATGATGGGCGAGCTGGAAGAGCAGTTCGCCGAACAGCGCTTCGAGGCCAGCGCCGGCGGCGGCATGGTCAAGGCGGTGGTGGACGGCAAGCAGCGCCTGAAGGAGATCAAGCTGAGTCCCGCCGCGCTCGACGAAAAGGACGTGACGCTGCTCGAGGATCTGATCGTCACCGCGATCGCCGAAGCGCAGAAGACCTCGGAAGAGCAGATGCAGGAGTCGATCGCCAAGGTGACCGGCGGCTTCAAGCTGCCGTTCTGA